In Scytonema millei VB511283, a single window of DNA contains:
- a CDS encoding cytochrome c biogenesis protein yields MTLDNSATNSTPRSHLGKFLRAELLPILTDLRLAIVLLLAIALFSASGTVIEQGQSIEFYKANYPTDPALFGFLSWKVILTIGLDHVYRTWWFLSLLILFATSLTACSFTRQLPALKAARNWKLYDQPRQFQKLALSAELDNASLSSLTQLLQQKRYRVFQGEQDNLYARKGIAGRIGPIIVHIGIVIILAGAIWGAMTGFVAQEMVPSGESFQIHNIIDAGPLAAPQIPKDLSLKVNRFWIDYTPTGSIDQFYSDISALDRQGQEVKRKTIFVNEPFRYRGVTFYQTDWGIAAIRIRFNNSPTLQLPMAALNTNGNGRLWGTWIPTKTDLSEGVSLLAKDLQGTLLIYDAKGQLVDTLRAGMATTVNGVTLRIVEVVGSTGLQIKADPGIPIVYAGFGLLMLGVVMSYVSHSQIWALEKDGRFYVGGRTNRAQVAFEREMLEILDQITQKQEIKL; encoded by the coding sequence ATGACTTTAGATAATTCTGCGACTAATTCAACACCGCGATCGCATTTAGGCAAATTTCTGCGTGCAGAACTCTTACCCATCCTCACAGATTTACGGTTGGCGATCGTCTTATTATTAGCGATCGCCTTATTTAGTGCTAGCGGTACGGTCATAGAACAAGGACAATCAATCGAGTTTTACAAAGCTAACTATCCTACAGACCCAGCTTTATTCGGTTTCCTGAGTTGGAAAGTTATCTTAACTATAGGCTTAGACCACGTATATCGTACGTGGTGGTTTTTATCGTTACTGATTTTATTTGCTACCAGTCTCACAGCCTGTAGCTTTACACGCCAGTTACCCGCTCTTAAAGCTGCTCGTAATTGGAAATTGTACGACCAACCCCGCCAGTTTCAGAAATTGGCTTTGAGTGCAGAACTCGACAACGCTTCTCTTTCCTCTCTCACGCAACTGTTGCAACAAAAGCGCTACCGTGTCTTTCAGGGCGAACAAGATAACTTATATGCCCGTAAAGGTATTGCCGGACGGATCGGTCCGATTATCGTTCACATTGGTATTGTCATCATTTTAGCTGGGGCAATTTGGGGAGCCATGACGGGTTTTGTCGCTCAAGAAATGGTTCCTAGCGGTGAAAGCTTTCAAATACATAACATCATTGATGCTGGTCCACTAGCAGCACCCCAAATTCCCAAAGATCTATCTTTAAAAGTCAACCGCTTTTGGATCGATTACACTCCTACTGGTAGTATCGACCAATTTTATTCTGATATATCTGCACTCGATCGCCAGGGACAAGAAGTCAAACGCAAGACTATATTTGTCAACGAACCTTTTCGCTACCGAGGCGTAACTTTTTATCAAACTGATTGGGGAATTGCCGCAATTCGGATTCGGTTTAATAACAGTCCAACCTTGCAGTTACCAATGGCAGCTTTAAATACCAACGGTAACGGTCGTTTGTGGGGAACTTGGATTCCCACGAAAACAGACTTGAGTGAGGGCGTTTCTCTGCTAGCAAAAGATTTACAGGGAACGCTATTGATTTATGATGCCAAAGGTCAGTTAGTTGATACTCTGCGGGCGGGAATGGCTACCACTGTCAACGGTGTGACGCTGAGAATTGTCGAGGTGGTTGGCAGTACGGGCTTGCAAATTAAAGCTGACCCTGGAATCCCCATTGTCTATGCAGGTTTTGGCTTGCTGATGCTGGGAGTTGTGATGAGTTATGTTTCCCACTCACAAATCTGGGCTTTAGAAAAAGACGGTCGCTTTTACGTTGGTGGCAGAACCAATCGGGCGCAGGTGGCTTTTGAACGAGAAATGCTAGAAATTCTAGACCAAATCACCCAAAAACAAGAGATTAAATTGTAG